Proteins encoded within one genomic window of Fibrobacterota bacterium:
- a CDS encoding DUF1338 domain-containing protein gives MDELTTLLDLLWRDYSAINPQAERIHALLEARGETLLNDHVAFRTFAHPGLGIEVLAAPFVRLGYAPAGDYLFPEKKLTARHYQHPDARHPKVFISQIHMDQLSGGARSMLLGLINRIPPGFTAKPGWLAAGRPWVIDHSTYEALARESEYAAWLSAFGFRANHFTVSANALRTFPGLKELNLFLKANGFRLNAAGGEIKGSPGIYLEQSSTLANEASVDFAGGPRVVPGCYYEFARRYPMPNGKLFQGFNEKSADKIFESTDRGTR, from the coding sequence ATGGACGAACTCACAACCCTGCTGGATTTACTTTGGCGCGATTATAGCGCGATCAATCCGCAAGCGGAACGCATCCATGCCCTCCTCGAAGCCCGCGGAGAGACCCTACTCAACGACCACGTCGCCTTCCGCACCTTCGCCCATCCCGGACTCGGCATCGAAGTCTTGGCCGCCCCTTTCGTACGCCTGGGGTACGCGCCCGCGGGCGATTACCTGTTCCCCGAAAAGAAACTCACCGCCCGCCATTACCAGCATCCCGACGCGCGCCATCCCAAGGTCTTCATCAGCCAGATCCACATGGACCAGCTGAGCGGCGGCGCGCGATCCATGCTGCTCGGCCTCATCAACCGCATTCCCCCGGGGTTCACCGCCAAGCCGGGCTGGCTCGCGGCCGGGCGCCCATGGGTCATCGATCATTCCACCTACGAAGCCTTGGCGCGCGAAAGCGAATACGCCGCCTGGTTGTCCGCTTTCGGATTCCGGGCCAACCATTTCACGGTTTCCGCCAATGCCCTGCGGACCTTCCCGGGCCTGAAAGAATTAAACCTCTTCCTCAAAGCCAACGGATTCCGGCTGAACGCGGCCGGGGGCGAAATCAAGGGCTCGCCCGGAATCTACCTGGAGCAATCCTCGACCCTGGCCAATGAAGCCAGCGTCGATTTCGCCGGGGGACCGCGCGTGGTGCCGGGCTGCTACTACGAATTCGCGCGGCGCTACCCCATGCCGAACGGTAAGCTGTTCCAGGGTTTCAACGAGAAGTCGGCGGATAAGATCTTCGAGTCCACCGATCGCGGGACGCGCTAG